TAGTGTATAAAGAAGTTTTTGAGACGCTATAGTTTAATTCACTTATGATTGTACCCCGTAACAGTTTTTTGTTGTACTTATTTCTTTGCAATTTGTCTACTTTTGTTAACTCTTATaattttgagatttttttttcTGTAATTCTAGAATTCCAAAATTAATACTACCATGAAAGAGCATCTCCTATTAACAAACCTACTTCTCAACCCTACACGACaaccccgtgcaatttgcacgagTATAAAACTAGTAACAACAACAAAATATCACCTGGTAATGATATTCATAAAGTGAATCCATAACCCATAACATAAACATAAAGACCCTATTTGGTAAATAACATATTGAGCGAAATTAGTAGATTCCGGCCTAATTAATAGTTTGACCAAGCAATCTACTATTTTCATGTGTTTGGTAAACGACGTATTCTGATAGCATATTGGTCAGAATCAATTGTTTTTGATAATAGCAGCATATTGCATTAGAATATTGAATTTATTCATGAAATCATTCTAGTTATCTTAAAATCTCCTATTTACCAAACACAATTTTCTAATTTTGATGAGTTGTTTGATAGTCAAACCTGCTATTGAAATCTGCTAACCGTATTCTACTAACGTTATCCGCTATCATGAATCTATTTCTACTATTTGTCAAACAGAGCAAAAAAATCACAGAATGCTATTAATCCTTCTACATAAAAAAAACATGAATCCATGGTAAAAATAACTAACTCACTATACCTTATTTTTGAACTCATAGAAATGGGGCATCATGCATGAAAACGGGTCAACTGGGTTGGGACAGTTCAGATCCCGTCAGTTTCGGATTTGCAAAATTTAAGGTTAGATCGGGCCGACTTACTTTGCGTTCTGATTTATTTGAGTCAATTAAGTTAAGAGATAATGATCAGTGAAATAATAAACATTCAGGTTACATGTCAATCTCACTTTTTCATTTTTAATCGTCGAATTAGGTACATGTTATGTTATTTGGGTTGTATCATTTGGATTAGGTCAATTTTATTAAGGACTAATGAAGTATGATGCACCCTAATTCCCGATTCATCCCATTATTCAACTCCTTACTCCAACCTTTCTACCCTTATCTTCTCACATACTTTCATTAATCGATTTATTCAATTTTAAGTCTAAAAACAAGTGATACAATAAATTTTTCTATTTCTAAATACACAAATTCTCAAAGACATTCGGATAGTGTACCTCACATAAAATGAGAGTGAATAATGCAGGTAGGTGCGAAATAGATACCCCCACTTACCTACCCTCTTACTTACATTTTGTGAGAGAGTCATTATCCGTCTACAACTTTAAACAATTACAGAtaatatccgtctataatgagacggaTTGTTCTAGatacaacaacaaaaaataatcTCACATTTGAAAaggaaaagagaaagggaaatgGTAGAATTGAAGAAACAACATAGGTAGAAATTGTAGaaatagaaagaaagaaaagaggaaaaagcGGAAGTAAAATAACAAGAAAACCTAAACCTAAgctaaacaaacaaacaaaaaacataaCAAAAATGAAGCACCACCacggccaccaccaccacaacaacaaccaatcatcatcatccacgtcatcatcatccgaccccaccaccacaaccacatcaTCCCCCACCACAACCACGTCACCACCTTCCGAACCGCCGTCATCAGCAATGACATCATCCGACGACCCCACAACCTCCACATCATCCTCCACAACAATCGGCCAAGAATCAATCTCCATCGAAACACGTGGCGCACACGCGGTCACGTGCCGATGGACAGTCGCACACTTCCCGAAGCTCAAAGCACGTGCGCTATGGAGTAAGTATTTCGAAGTCGGAGGTTATGACTGTCGTTTGCTAGTTTACCCTAAAGGTGACTCACAGGCATTACCTGGTTATATTTCCGTTTATCTTCAGGTTGTGGACCCCAGTAATTCTAGTAAATGGGATTGTTTTGCAAGTTACCGTCTTTCGCTTGTTAATTTTGTTGATGATTCTAAAACTGTTGTTAGAGATTCTTGGCATAGGTTTTCAGGGAAGAAGAAATCTCATGGTTGGTGTGATTTTACGCCGTCTAATATCGTTCTTGATCCGAAAGCCGGTTTCTTTTTTAATTCTGACTCGGTTTTGATTGTTGCTGATATTTTGATTTTGAATGAGACTGTTTGTTTTACTAAGGATATTACTGTCAATAGTAGCAGCAACGggaatagtaatagtaatagtagtagtagtagtagcggGAATGGGAACGGGAATGGGAGTGGGAGTAGTGGTGAGATTGTAGGTAGTAGTAATGTGGAGGTATTGAGTGGGAAGTTTTCGTGGAAGGTGCATAATTTTAGTTTGTTTAAGGATATGATTAAGACGCAGAAGATAATGAGTCCGGGGTTTCAGGCAGGAGAGTGTAATTTGAGGATTAGTGTGTATCAGAGTACGGTGAATGGGGTGGATTATTTGTCTATGTGTTTGGAGAGTAAGGATACGGAGAAGGTGAGTGGTGGGACGGGGTCATCAACGGGAGTGTTAGGGTTGGATAGGAGTTGTTGGTGTTTGTTTAGGATATCGGTGTTGAATCAGAGGCAAGGGTTGAATCATATGCAGAGGGATTCCTATGGGAGGTTTGCTGCGGATAATAAGAGTGGGGATAATACGAGTTTGGGGTGGAATGATTATATGAAGATGTCGGATTTTGTTGGGGAGGAGGCTGGATTTTTGGTGGATGATACAGCGGTTTTTAGTACGTCGTTTCATGTGATTAAGGAGTCTAGTAATTTTTCGAAGAATGGGGCTCTTCCTGGGGTAAGGTCGGGGATTGGTGGTCCGAAGAAATTTGATGCCCACAGTGGGAAATTCACTTGGAGGATCGATAATTTCACTCGGTTGAAGGACCTTCTCAAAAAGCGTAAGATTACTGGATTGTGCATTAAGAGCAGGAGGTTTCAGATTGGCAACCGGGATTGCCGCCTCATTGTTTATCCCAGAGGTATGCAGAAGCTCTATTTTTTCCATTAATTTGCCTCTTTTTTATGAGATTGCcagttccatttccatttccatttccatttcctaTGAAGTCTAGCAACTCAGAACTATGTGGCTTTGGAATCTAtgataaaataaaagaaagtgacTCGTTAAAGTGGTTGCACTTCTTATATTTTGTGGTAGCAACTGATTGTTCAATCCTAGGTTATGCTTATACAGGAAACAATCTGTTTGTGTTTTCGAATAGAGGTATTAGGTAACGCTGCATACATCAAATCCCTATTGACATATGCTGACATGCTATTCATGCACACTGGGATACTGCATTGGGGGttaatgttgttattgttgtaaCTCTGTTTGATGAGCTAAGTGGATATTACTGGCTTTCTCCGAAAATTGATTTGTGTTCCTTGGAGGATAAGCTCTACCTTATTTTCAAATGTTTTTTTGTTACTTTTCCGACAATACCTTATTTTCTTATTCTACCAGGGCAGTCTCAGCCTCCATGTCACCTCTCTGTGTTTCTCGAGGTTACGGACTCCCGAAATACTTCCAGTGATTGGAGTTGCTTTGTTAGCCATAAATTGTCCGTACTGAACCAGAAACTTGAGGAGAAGTCTGTGACAAAAGAATCACAAAACCGCTACTCCAAAGCAGCCAAGGATTGGGGATGGCGTGAATTTGTTACACTGACTAGCCTCTTTGATCAAGACTCGGGGTTCCTTGTCCAGGATAGTGTTATTTTCTCAGCCGAAGTACTAATTTTAAAGGAAACCTCAATAATGGAGGACTTCTCTGAAAGTAATGCCGAGATTGATGGGGGAAAGAAGAGTTCTTTCACATGGAAAGTCGAAAACTTCTTGTCATTTAAGGAAATTATGGAAACTCGAAAAATCTTCAGCAAATTCTTCCAGGCTGGTGGTTGTGAGCTACGCATTGGTAGGTGTATGTTCTTTAACATTCTCTTACCTTATTCATGGTCGCAGCTTCGTTGTATAATGGTTTTTTACTGATGCCTTACCTTTCTTGGTACAGGAGTTTACGAGTCCTTTGACACAATATGTATATATTTGGAGAGTGATCAATCAGCTGGAACTGATCCAGATAAGAACTTTTGGGTGAGATATAAGATGGCGGTGGTGAATCAGAAAAATCCCGCCAAGACTGTTTGGAAGGAGTCCTCCATTTGCACAAAGACTTGGAACAATTCTGTTCTCCAGTTCATGAAGGTCTCTGATGTGCTAGAACCAGAAGCTGGGTTCATCTTGCGAGATACAGTCGTTTTTGTTTGTGAAATATTGGACTGCTGTCCTTGGTTTGAGTTCTCTGACTTGGAGGTTAGTAGGCATCTAGAGAATGTTTCTTGTTGTCTTGTCCCGTGCACAAATTTTGATATTTGTTTGCTGAAATCCTTCCTTTGTTTTTCGCTTCACCGGGGGTTGGGGGATCTTGAAGCAATGAAAGCGATAGTTTTTAACCTCACCTGTGGTAGAGGAATCTCGAAGCAATAAAAGATACTAGTAGACAAGCATGAAGAGCTATAGGTGGAGATTGGTCAGTGTTATCCCTACCCAACACGTGCCTCATCTCAGGATGGAAATGGAAATAACAGAAATAGCACACTAGCTCCACTTGGAGCTATTTTCTGCTGTATAATTTTTCAGGTTTCATCAAAATGTGTAGCATAATGATCTACTCGGAGGAAATATAGTAGGTGGGTACGTGATTTGTAAGCAAATTCTTCCCTAAGTTTACTAGCTAGACGTCTGTGATTCTTTTCTGAAACATTAAAACTATAACCGAATCGCCACACACCGGTGGTAAGGTGATTGTAGGTCCCAACTCCTAAGTCTTAaggcatacatccttataactaATAACCACAGAGTAAACCAGGAAACATATATTCTTGTGACACGAATGAATGTGCAGAATTTGTAATACATAGCAAACAATGACATACTTACTTTTGTAATCTTTCACTGAAATAACTGCAGTTGATTTTTAAGGATCTTGCGGCTTAAGTTGAGAACTTGAGGCACTTATCTGTCTCATCTCGACAGCCTCTactatttttggtttgtagtaTGCCTTTATGGTTTCCATTTTTAATGAAGTCATAGACTTGGTAATATTGTGGTTCTAGATTATGATGCAATTAAATGAAGTAGCATTCATTTGATGTGCAATTCTCCATGCCGTTTTCATTATGTGTCATCAGGAAATAGTCTCCTTGTGCTATTAACACACTGATGAGGCTGCGCACATTTGACCCCCTTACCCCGTCATTTGTGGGAGCCCTTGAGTGTCTTTGTAATGTTGTTCTTGTATGGCTTTGTGATTTATTGTTATGGACTTCTTGTGTAGCCTACAGTACTGTCTTTGATGAAtatagtcttttttttttttttttgctttatttGGGTTTGAGTCCACTTGGTGATTCTGATTGATTCTGATTCCAAGTTGTCTAATATGCTACACCATGATTTAGAGGAGTTGCTTTCTTCATTAAATTCCATTGATTTCGAGGATCTCTTAGATAAGAAAACTGGACCGAAGTCCTTGTTTTCAAATTTTCTGTAGCCTTCTATTTgacagcagcaaacaaaaatggTGTGCTATGACAAATATGAAATATCCAAATATGTGAGCCATTTAAGGGAGTAAGGATCCCCTCCATTTCTTAGCAATGGTCAAATGGAGGTCCATTACCTTTTCAATGGCCCGGATTAACTTTGGGCCCGATCTGATGGTTGTAAATTTACTtgggaatgaaaaaggtaaacgAGTGCAAGTAgaatatataatataataattcctgtgagaggaaatggacaaAAAGGAAATAGAGAGGATCCTTTTTCCATTTAAGGTCTATTCAATCTGTAATGCTTTCTCTTCCAATAATATACCATGAATCTGTGAGTAGGATATTTCCCGTAGAAGGGAGTGATAGATGTGCATTACAGTAGATTTAAAGGTTAATGGTTTTTACTTTTAGCAACTGAGCAACTCAGCCTAGAACTTATAGGATACTTATTCTATGGCAGTAAAAAAAAGGCGTGACTCTTGGTCACCATGCTAAGTTTTGTCAAATTTATGGTTGAGTTTTTTAGTTACATTAAATAAATTTTCAGTTTATTGTGTGCTGCTTTTATCATTTGTTACCAAATAAGGCGAAAACGTTTTTGCATTTGCATGCTATTAAGTTGTAATCTTACTTCATGTTAATTTAGTGCTTAGTTGTCATTTAAGATTCTCACTCGTTGCAATGCATACCTTGTGCTGAAAAGGCTGTAAAAGTAATTAGATTTTGGAGATAATAAATACGTTTGATCTTCCTCTGTGTAAGTGGGGGCCTGACAAACTATTAAGCAGATAACAGTCGTACTTTGCTTTGCTGTCCAATTATTGCTGTAAATTTATCTGAATTACATTCGTATATCGTCTTGAAATTGTCCTGCTTCATTGTTGTCAGTTTCTTGCATCTGAAGATGACCAAGATGCCTTGACAACTGATCCTGATGAACTTATGGACTCTGAAGATAGTGAGGGAATTAGTGGTGATGAAGAGGACATTTTTAGAAATCTATTGTCGCAAGCAGGGTTCCATCTAAGCTATGGAGATAATCCTTCACAACCACAGGTCACTTTAAGAGAAAAGCTTTTAATGGATGCGGGTGCTATAGCTGGCTTTCTGACTGGACTGCGCGTTTATCTTGATGATCCGGCCAAAGTGAAGCGCTTGCTCCTTCCCACTAAGCTTTCTGGTACTAGTGATGGGAAGAAGACTTCTAAGTCTGATGAGTCATCTCCTAGTTTGATGAATTTGTTGATGGGAGTGAAAGTATTGCAACAAGCAATTATTGATTTACTTTTGGACATAATGGTCGAGTGTTGTCAGCCTTCGGAACCAAGTTCTAACGATGATGTATATGATGCAACCTCAAAGGCTTCTCAGGAGTGTAGTGCAAGTACTTCTTCCCTGCAGCTAGAGACGGAGAATGGAGCGACTGAGCAAATCAAACATCCTTTATTTGAGAGACTTGATACTGAGGTCAGCGAGAGTGTCAGTGTGGCTGTTCAAAGCATGAAGGTAAGCACACGTACAAGTGACACTCAAGTGCTTGAACAAGTTGTTCCTGGACAGCCAACCTGCTCACCTGAGACTTTTGCTGAAGGATTGTCTGAAGAAGCTTCTCTTCGCTCAAAGGTACTCTGTCCTATACACAaggatttttctattttttcttgtGTGGCTAATTCACATTGAATTTCCAccatttctttcctttttcttgtATTTGAAATGACTATTGTCCAAATCCAGATGAAGATTCCAATATTACCTGAAATGCCATTAAAAGGCCATCTGTATCCATTATTGGCATTTATATGATTATAATAATCCCACTTACCGAACTTCGTTTCAATAATCCCCCTATCAGATCCTATATTTTCTTAACAATATATTTCTTAAGTGTTGCGCTAATCAAACTCAAAAATCATTGTGAACGGGCAGGACTAATATCTGTTGCTTACCACACTGTTTCAATCAGAGGTTGATGGCCATCTATTTGATTTCTTTGCCTCTTTTTTCTCTAGACTAAATGGCCAGAGCAATCTGAGGAATTGTTAGGGTTAATAGTGAACTCTTTACGAGCTCTGGATGGAGTTGTCCCACAAGGCTGCCCAGAGCCAAGACGAAGACCTCAATCAGCACAAAAGATTACTCTTGTTATGGATAAAGCGCCTAAGCATTTACAGCCTGATCTTGTTGCTCTAGTTCCGAAATTAGTTGAGCCTTCAGAGCATCCTCTTGCAGCTGCTGCTCTTCTTGGTAGACTTCAGAAGGCCGATGCTGAACCGGCATTAAGGATACCTGTAAGACACCAGTCTTAGAATGCTGTAGTTCTTTAATTGTGGCAGATTATACTTTA
The Silene latifolia isolate original U9 population chromosome 11, ASM4854445v1, whole genome shotgun sequence genome window above contains:
- the LOC141612288 gene encoding uncharacterized protein LOC141612288 translates to MKHHHGHHHHNNNQSSSSTSSSSDPTTTTTSSPTTTTSPPSEPPSSAMTSSDDPTTSTSSSTTIGQESISIETRGAHAVTCRWTVAHFPKLKARALWSKYFEVGGYDCRLLVYPKGDSQALPGYISVYLQVVDPSNSSKWDCFASYRLSLVNFVDDSKTVVRDSWHRFSGKKKSHGWCDFTPSNIVLDPKAGFFFNSDSVLIVADILILNETVCFTKDITVNSSSNGNSNSNSSSSSSGNGNGNGSGSSGEIVGSSNVEVLSGKFSWKVHNFSLFKDMIKTQKIMSPGFQAGECNLRISVYQSTVNGVDYLSMCLESKDTEKVSGGTGSSTGVLGLDRSCWCLFRISVLNQRQGLNHMQRDSYGRFAADNKSGDNTSLGWNDYMKMSDFVGEEAGFLVDDTAVFSTSFHVIKESSNFSKNGALPGVRSGIGGPKKFDAHSGKFTWRIDNFTRLKDLLKKRKITGLCIKSRRFQIGNRDCRLIVYPRGQSQPPCHLSVFLEVTDSRNTSSDWSCFVSHKLSVLNQKLEEKSVTKESQNRYSKAAKDWGWREFVTLTSLFDQDSGFLVQDSVIFSAEVLILKETSIMEDFSESNAEIDGGKKSSFTWKVENFLSFKEIMETRKIFSKFFQAGGCELRIGVYESFDTICIYLESDQSAGTDPDKNFWVRYKMAVVNQKNPAKTVWKESSICTKTWNNSVLQFMKVSDVLEPEAGFILRDTVVFVCEILDCCPWFEFSDLEFLASEDDQDALTTDPDELMDSEDSEGISGDEEDIFRNLLSQAGFHLSYGDNPSQPQVTLREKLLMDAGAIAGFLTGLRVYLDDPAKVKRLLLPTKLSGTSDGKKTSKSDESSPSLMNLLMGVKVLQQAIIDLLLDIMVECCQPSEPSSNDDVYDATSKASQECSASTSSLQLETENGATEQIKHPLFERLDTEVSESVSVAVQSMKVSTRTSDTQVLEQVVPGQPTCSPETFAEGLSEEASLRSKTKWPEQSEELLGLIVNSLRALDGVVPQGCPEPRRRPQSAQKITLVMDKAPKHLQPDLVALVPKLVEPSEHPLAAAALLGRLQKADAEPALRIPVFGALSQLECSSEVWEGVLFQSVALLADSNDEPLAATINFIFKAATQCQHLPEAVRSVRVRLKQLGPEVSPCVLDFLTRTVHNWADASEAILRDIDSDDDCGVNCSSLSDGVFFFGENGPPSEILNVVNEHSFCGSHHFSDIYLLMEMLSIPCLAVDASQTFEKAVSRGAILAPCVAMVLERRHTQRTACNNASFDAEAVQHTDTAVQGEVSDQLRAIHDDFTMLLGLAETLALSADPRVRGFVNLLYTILFKWYADDSCRGRLLKRLVDRATSCTDNTQELDFHMEILVLLLSEEQEIIRPVLSMMREAVELANVDRAALWHQLCASEDEIIRLREEQKAEVSKLVEEKALVSQKLVDTESINSRLKSDMKTEVDRFAREKKELAEQLQEIERQLEWLRAERGEETAKLTAEKRSLQDRLHDAEVQLAQLKTRKRDELKKIMKEKNVLAERLKNAEAARKRFDEELKRNATENVTREEIRKSLEDEVRRLTKTVGQTEGEKREKEEQVARCEAYIDGMESKLEACQQYIHTLEGSLQEEMSRHAPLYGAGLEALSMKELETLARIHEDGLRQIHALQHQRKGPPSGTPLVSSHALPHGFYPNSLPHVSLPPASMALPHNLINNGSGMHNNGHANGAVGPWFNPS